CCAGCGCCTATGCGGACGCTGCCTCCATTCAATCGCTGTTTTCACCAGGCCGTTATGCTGCCGCGCTGTACCGCGTGGCGAGTGCACTGCACGATGCAAATTCCAGCAGTTTGCATATTGATCAACGTCGGCCGGATCTAAAAAACTTGGTGTTGAGCGAAACCACGATGCAGCAACAGATCACGTCGCTCGATCTTTTGCTGCAGGTGCTGCAATCGGGCGGTGAGCATATCGACGCATTGTCTGATCGATATTTTCCGATGACGCTGCCCTACGACGACAATTTGGCGCAAATCAATGCCGCGTTGTCGGCTCAGGCGAGAACGTTAAATGGCCTGTGGGACACGCTGACCGATGCCACCGCTCAGGCCGTTTCGCAGCAAGTCTCTGCGTTCGGTCCTGCCCGTCGCGCCGGGAGTGCGCGGGCAGACGGTGATTACCTGACGGGCAATGTATTTTATCTGCAAGCGCTAGACGGCGACACAGAGCCCATGGTGTATCTGTCACATTATACAAACGGCAGTGGGATCATTGGCGCGCAACTGGTCGCGGGCAATGCTGATCATGCAGCCGCAGCCATCGTAGCCCCTCTGGTGTTGAGCTGGTCAGTTGAACAACATTGCTATTACTTGGGTGTCCCGGACGGGACACAGATGGCAGGTAGCTCCGCCAACGTGTTAAATGGCTGCTTTCTAAGAGGCAATCACAATACCAATCCCGATAAGGACGGGGATTTTGCGCAGATGGCAAGCCGATCGGGTGGCACTCAACCTCGACCCAGTTTTCATTTGCCGATCACGCTGATACCCGGCAGGCAAAAAAATCAATACTATTTGAAGACCGAAAAAGGGTATGTTGGGGTAGACACTTCCGGTCAGTCCAACTGGAAAGACGCACTAACCGTAACGGCTCCACGGGATAAGGCGCTGTTGGTGACGATGTGCAAAGATGCCGAAGGCAATCCGATCGAAGACGGCTCAACGCCGTTTCCCGAAGTCGTATTTGAGCAGCCCTCGCCACCGGCGCGTGAGACGTTGTCGCTGACGCCGGTCAGCTATCAGCTGATGACCAACACTGAGTTGAGCGAAACGGATATCGTCGACCATTACGGTATGGAGGACGCCAGTTTGCGCAGTGCGGGCTCGTTAGCGACGACGCTCAATTCAATTGCCATCTTCTGTGAAAAAACCCGCCTGCGCTTTAACCAATTGCTGGAGCTGACCGCGCAGTACGCTTACGATAAAAACGGCAAGGAAAGCGGCGCGCGCAGTCGCTTTTTACAGTTTGGCAAGCAAGAGCCTGTTCGAGTGAACGAGTACGGTGCAGCCTATTTGAATGGTGCATTGGACGACACTGAGACGGACCCAGCCCGCTATTTGTGGGTACAGAAAGATGGCAAAAACTTGAACTTGACGGATGAGACGGTGGTCGAGTTGGCAGGCCGTGCAGAAAAACTGGTGCGCCTGTCCAACTTAACCAGCTTATCGTTTGAGGCGCTGGATTGGGTGATCGTCAATGCGAGTCGCTGCGTACCGGAACATCACAATAAGCCGGTACTGGACAAACCCGTGCTGGAAGCCTTGGCCGAATATGTGCGGCTGAAACAGCGTTACGGTTTGGACGTCAACACGTTTGTGACTTTTATCGGTGCCGCAAATCCGTATGCGCCGGGTCAAGTGCCTAGCTTTTACGCGTCCGCGTTCCGCCCGGCCGACGGTGGTGACACGATTGCGTTGGGCACAACGGTGAACTATGCACGAGATCAGCAGGATGCGCTGTCCGCTATCTGTTGCAAGGCGCTGAGTGTGACCAGCGACGAGTTCGAGCGGATTGGCCGTTGGTGTTTCGGGGACGCAGGCAAATTTACATTGGACGAACACACCGCAGGTCAGCTGTATCGCTTTGGTGCAATTCCGCGTTTGCTAGGGCTGACATTCACACAAACCGAAGTGTTGTGGCGCTTGATGGCCGGTGGGCAGGACACACTGTTGGAACAGCTAGGGCAGCCGCAGTCGCTGGCGCCCTTGGCGATTTTGAGCCGCACGGAAAAGATCCTGGACTGGATGGCTTCAGTGGGACTAAACCTGCTCCAGCTGCAGGGAATGGTGAGTACTGTTTGGAGCGGCACGGCTACCGCGGAGATGTTTAATTTTCTGAAAAACGTCTGTGATAGCGTCAATCCCTCAAGCACCGCTGCCACTCGGCAGGACGCGCTGGACGAAGGATTGCAGCAAAAAGTATTGCGTGCGTTGGGTGCGGGCTTCAATCTCAAAAGCAATGTAATGGGTGGAGTGACCACGTGGCTAGAGAAACTCACAGTGGATACAGAGAATGCATATACGCTGGCTAACTACTGGCATGCCATTCAAACACGGTTCAGTCAAGCCAACGTGAGTTTGGACGACTTGCAAAAGGATACGGCGCTTGTACTGGCGACGCAGCGCCTCAGTCAGCTGGTGCTGATTGCGCAATGGCTGACGTTGACCGAACAAGACTTGCAGTTGCTCACAAGTTACCCGGACCGCCTGGTGGCCGGAGCCATCACTGTTCCTGCACCGGATATGACATTGCTATTGACGCTGTCGCGCTTCAAGCAGTGGCAAACGCAGGTTGTGGTTTCCCGTGATGAGGCGATGCGCTGTTTTGATCAGCTCAATGCTCAGGAGATGACGTTTGACGCGGCCGCCGCGCTGATCGCGTCGCTGCATAAACTGGACACGAAGACCGTCGCGCAAATGAATGCCTCATTATTGGGAAAAAACACATGGCCGAAAAGCTTTGATGTGCTGTGGCAATTGCTAACGTGGTTGCGTGTGGGGCAAGCGCTGAACGTTGGGACCACCACGTTGGAGCAACTTCAGACGATGATGCGGGCCGACCCGTCCGCTGAAGACCGTACCTTATTAGCGGCCGTGGCTCAGAATCTAAGTGCAGGGATCAGCGCCCATCAATAATCGAATTCAAAGGAAATCAGTTATGTCAGCTTCGCTATTTTCCCAAACTTTAAAGGAAGCGCGACGCGACGCGCTGGTCGATCGCTATATTGCGACGCAGGTGCCGACGGGTTTGAAGGACAGCATCCATACCGCCAATGATTTGTACGAGTATCTGCTGCTGGACACCCAAATCAGCGATCGTGTGAGCACGTCACCACTGGCCGAAGCGATTAGCAGCCTGCAGCTGTTTATCCATCGGGCGATGGAAGGCTATGACGGCGAGTTGGCGAGCACCGCGAAGCCTTACTTTGCACAGGATAAGTTCCTGTACAACTGGGACGCTTTTAATCGACGTTACAGCACGTGGGCTGGTAAGGAGCGGCTTAGGTTCTATGCGGGAAATTATATCGATCCCACGCTGCGGTTGAATAAGACCCAGCTATTTCGGACCCTAGAGCAAGGGATATCGCAAGGGAAATTAAGTGACTCGCTGGTTCAGAAAAAGTTAGGTGAGTATCTAACTGAGTATAATACTCTTGCCAACCTTGAGTATATTAATGCGGCCAAAGGCGAGGATGAAAAGGCTGTATTTTTTGCAGCACGAACTCAAAGTCAGCCTTACAAATTTTATTGGAGAAAGCTAACGCTAGTCACTAGAGCGAATGGTAAGTTGGTGCCAGACCAGTGGACTGAGTGGCGGGAAATAACTGCTGGAATCGGGGATCCGTATAAGGGTTTGGTCAAGCTCTTTTGGGATAAAAATAGATTGAATGTTTGCTGGTATAACAAAATAGATAAGGGCAGTGAGGGATTTAGTTACGCCAAAAATATTTGGGGTATGGATAATAATTTTAGTTGGGGCTCAAAGGGAAAAATGTTTGCATGTCACTTTGAGGAGATTGAGAGAAAAGGTGTAACTGGCACCGTTGAAGATCAACATGTAAAAACGCAATATACTTCTGATGCAGAATTTATATTTTCTGGAGATTATTTCGTTTTTATCAATTCTGATACGGGTGCAAGACCAAGCTTTGGAGTTACGCTGGTAGATGAATTTGGAAATGTATTTAAAGAATTAAAGGATGTGGGGAGGTATATATTAAATAATAATGATTTTTCTCAAAAAAAGATTTTGAAAATTGCTCATGGGGTGGGCGATTCTAGCTCTAATTATTTAAAATTTGCATGCAATACAAATTTCGATAATTTAAAAAAAATTGAAAAATTAAAAAATTTTATAAATTACGATAGCTACGGGGAATTTGTTGAATCTGAAAATTTTAAGTTGCCAAGTGGTGAAGAAATTATACTGAAGCTGCCAAAAAATGTCGATTTGGCTAAGCTTTTTTCTGATCGGCAGGATGCGCTGTTTAATTACAGCTTGCAAAAGGATTTAGGCGGTCTAACCGCGTTTAGCGGCCCTTACGGAATGTACATTTGGGAAATTTTCTTCCATATCCCGTTCCTGGTGGCCGTACGGATGCAAACCGAACAACGGTATGACGAAGCAAACACTTGGTTTAAGCGTATCTTTAATAGCAGCGGCTATCGCGATGACGATGGTAATCCGCTTCACGATGACAGCGGCAATCCACGCTATTGGAATGTGATGCCGCTGCAGCTTGACACTGCCTGGGACACGAGCCAGCCGGCGACCACGGACCCAGACGTCATCGCGGTGGCCGACCCAATGCACTACAAGCTAGCGATCTTTCTGCATGCGCTGGACTTGCTGATCGCACGGGGCGATCACGCGTATCGGATGCTGGAGCGCGACACACTAGTCGAAGCCAAAATGTATTACATTCAGGCGCAGCAACTGCTCGGACCGCGCCCGGATATCCGCATCACGAACACGTGGCCCAATCCGACATTGAGCGCCGAGGCGGGGGCGATTGTCGAGCCGACCCGCAGCCGTCCATCCGACTCACTCACCTTCGCGAGCTGGCTGCGCACGGGTGACACGGCCGACATGGGTGACGGCCATTTCCTGCCGCCGTACAACGATGTGTTGCTGGGCTACTGGGACAAACTTGAACTGCGCTTGTATAACCTGCGTCATAACTTGAGTCTTGATGGTCAACCGTTGAATTTGCCGCTCTATGCGACGCCGGTGGACCCGGCTGAACTACAGCGCCAGCAAGCCGGAGGCGACGGCGCCAGCAGCGGTGCGATGGACGGCCAGAGCCATGTGCAGGGCTGGCGTTACCCGCTGTTGGCAGATCGTGCGCGCAACGCGGTGGGTTTGTTGACG
This region of Mycetohabitans endofungorum genomic DNA includes:
- a CDS encoding Tc toxin subunit A, coding for MRCSIRTGKWRGCSKARTHLSQLIPLLFSVLKKMADLLTFQSGNPDQRLLDAGYRNVFDIATISRAAFIESVPSLTAQDARAVYCQARERAANLKALYRAWQLRQEPVIQRLAKLNTQPDAPALKEALVRNIGGDGDFSDLMERASAYADAASIQSLFSPGRYAAALYRVASALHDANSSSLHIDQRRPDLKNLVLSETTMQQQITSLDLLLQVLQSGGEHIDALSDRYFPMTLPYDDNLAQINAALSAQARTLNGLWDTLTDATAQAVSQQVSAFGPARRAGSARADGDYLTGNVFYLQALDGDTEPMVYLSHYTNGSGIIGAQLVAGNADHAAAAIVAPLVLSWSVEQHCYYLGVPDGTQMAGSSANVLNGCFLRGNHNTNPDKDGDFAQMASRSGGTQPRPSFHLPITLIPGRQKNQYYLKTEKGYVGVDTSGQSNWKDALTVTAPRDKALLVTMCKDAEGNPIEDGSTPFPEVVFEQPSPPARETLSLTPVSYQLMTNTELSETDIVDHYGMEDASLRSAGSLATTLNSIAIFCEKTRLRFNQLLELTAQYAYDKNGKESGARSRFLQFGKQEPVRVNEYGAAYLNGALDDTETDPARYLWVQKDGKNLNLTDETVVELAGRAEKLVRLSNLTSLSFEALDWVIVNASRCVPEHHNKPVLDKPVLEALAEYVRLKQRYGLDVNTFVTFIGAANPYAPGQVPSFYASAFRPADGGDTIALGTTVNYARDQQDALSAICCKALSVTSDEFERIGRWCFGDAGKFTLDEHTAGQLYRFGAIPRLLGLTFTQTEVLWRLMAGGQDTLLEQLGQPQSLAPLAILSRTEKILDWMASVGLNLLQLQGMVSTVWSGTATAEMFNFLKNVCDSVNPSSTAATRQDALDEGLQQKVLRALGAGFNLKSNVMGGVTTWLEKLTVDTENAYTLANYWHAIQTRFSQANVSLDDLQKDTALVLATQRLSQLVLIAQWLTLTEQDLQLLTSYPDRLVAGAITVPAPDMTLLLTLSRFKQWQTQVVVSRDEAMRCFDQLNAQEMTFDAAAALIASLHKLDTKTVAQMNASLLGKNTWPKSFDVLWQLLTWLRVGQALNVGTTTLEQLQTMMRADPSAEDRTLLAAVAQNLSAGISAHQ
- a CDS encoding neuraminidase-like domain-containing protein; protein product: MSASLFSQTLKEARRDALVDRYIATQVPTGLKDSIHTANDLYEYLLLDTQISDRVSTSPLAEAISSLQLFIHRAMEGYDGELASTAKPYFAQDKFLYNWDAFNRRYSTWAGKERLRFYAGNYIDPTLRLNKTQLFRTLEQGISQGKLSDSLVQKKLGEYLTEYNTLANLEYINAAKGEDEKAVFFAARTQSQPYKFYWRKLTLVTRANGKLVPDQWTEWREITAGIGDPYKGLVKLFWDKNRLNVCWYNKIDKGSEGFSYAKNIWGMDNNFSWGSKGKMFACHFEEIERKGVTGTVEDQHVKTQYTSDAEFIFSGDYFVFINSDTGARPSFGVTLVDEFGNVFKELKDVGRYILNNNDFSQKKILKIAHGVGDSSSNYLKFACNTNFDNLKKIEKLKNFINYDSYGEFVESENFKLPSGEEIILKLPKNVDLAKLFSDRQDALFNYSLQKDLGGLTAFSGPYGMYIWEIFFHIPFLVAVRMQTEQRYDEANTWFKRIFNSSGYRDDDGNPLHDDSGNPRYWNVMPLQLDTAWDTSQPATTDPDVIAVADPMHYKLAIFLHALDLLIARGDHAYRMLERDTLVEAKMYYIQAQQLLGPRPDIRITNTWPNPTLSAEAGAIVEPTRSRPSDSLTFASWLRTGDTADMGDGHFLPPYNDVLLGYWDKLELRLYNLRHNLSLDGQPLNLPLYATPVDPAELQRQQAGGDGASSGAMDGQSHVQGWRYPLLADRARNAVGLLTQFGSSLQIALERQDNEKMTLLLQTQQQVVLKQQADLQQSNLKGLQHSLSALQASRDGATLRQTHFRNLIDGNLSEAEIAGLTLRSTAMTTNLAATGLLIAGGIANAAPNTFGLANGGSQWGAPVLGAAHATQAAASAQDQSAGISEVTASYQRRQQEWQLQHDIAKNEVTQLDAQIKSLTEQIAMAQKQIALAETEQAHAQALYEFQTTRFTGQALYNWLAARLSALYYQLYDVTLPVCLQAKAALVKELGTQDTDGVFRVPVWDNLWQGLLAGEGLSVELQKLESVWLARGADGLEATRTVSLNTLFGAGTFRKIIQDVLDGKSVSPSGGVSLSLQDNVFQATLDLSVLELDKSYNMKEKVRRIKSVAVTLPTLLGPYQDIEATLTSGTETATLSHGLNDSGRFVTDFNDSRFLPFEGMDVTQGTLSLNIFHAGTDDNAQRDVVANLNDIIVHLHYIIRDA